A single genomic interval of Chitinophaga sp. 180180018-3 harbors:
- a CDS encoding GntR family transcriptional regulator, producing MNLAIDHQSATPLHIQVENLLRELIKQPEYQAGKLLPNEMELARKLAISRTTLRQAINKLVYEELLVRKKRLGTKVAQQKMSSKSMNWLSFTQEMQARGIAIKNYELHISWVFPDEQVANFFDIKPDKKVMKLERLRGNPQEPFVYFVSYFHPRIGLTGEEDFKRPLYEMLEQEHYVVATLSKEEISARTADKFVAAKLEINADSAILFRKRYVFDQADRPIEYNLGYYKAESFVYTVESRRTP from the coding sequence ATGAATTTAGCAATTGACCATCAAAGTGCCACTCCCCTGCATATACAGGTAGAAAACCTTTTACGGGAGCTGATTAAGCAGCCCGAGTATCAGGCGGGAAAGCTGTTACCCAATGAAATGGAACTGGCCAGGAAGCTGGCTATTTCACGAACTACCTTACGCCAGGCGATCAATAAACTGGTGTACGAAGAGTTGCTGGTGCGGAAGAAAAGACTGGGCACCAAAGTAGCCCAGCAGAAAATGAGCTCAAAATCCATGAACTGGCTGAGCTTTACACAGGAAATGCAGGCCAGGGGGATTGCCATTAAGAATTACGAATTGCATATCAGCTGGGTGTTTCCTGATGAACAGGTGGCCAATTTCTTCGATATTAAACCCGATAAAAAAGTAATGAAACTGGAGCGTCTGCGGGGCAATCCGCAGGAGCCGTTTGTTTATTTTGTTTCCTATTTCCACCCCAGAATTGGCCTTACCGGTGAAGAAGATTTTAAGCGGCCGCTGTATGAAATGCTGGAGCAGGAGCATTATGTGGTAGCTACTTTATCGAAGGAGGAAATCAGCGCCAGAACTGCTGATAAATTCGTTGCTGCCAAGCTGGAAATTAATGCAGACAGTGCTATTTTGTTCCGGAAGCGGTACGTTTTTGATCAGGCCGACCGCCCCATTGAATACAACCTGGGGTATTATAAAGCGGAGAGCTTTGTATACACTGTGGAGAGCAGGCGCACGCCCTGA